One genomic region from Streptomyces sp. Li-HN-5-11 encodes:
- a CDS encoding PDZ domain-containing protein → MPRRTATMLASTLMLIALLCAGVFLPVPYSEMSPGPTVNTLGEHDGEPVLQIAGHKTYPTDGHLNMTTVRVTSADYRMNLVEAVYGWLAHDNKVVPHDTLYPDGKTEQQSTQENAEEFSQSQESAKVAALKQLGVPVQSWVIVSTVIKGTPAQGKLHAGDVIKAVDGTAVKEPADVAKLVTKHKPGQDVVFTVVPAKEQAAAVKAHKTATRTQNITITTTQSEDTGAKRAIVGISAGTDHTFPFTIDIKLADVGGPSAGLMFALGIYDKLTPGSLTGGKFVAGTGTIDDDGKVGPIGGVEMKTVGARSKGAQYFLTPADNCAAAASDTPSGLTLVKVNTIGDAIGALKDISSGKTADLPKCTTKG, encoded by the coding sequence ATGCCACGCCGCACCGCGACGATGCTCGCCTCCACCTTGATGCTGATCGCGCTCCTGTGCGCGGGGGTCTTCCTGCCCGTGCCCTACTCGGAGATGTCTCCGGGACCGACGGTCAACACACTCGGTGAGCACGACGGCGAGCCGGTGCTGCAGATCGCCGGGCACAAGACCTACCCGACGGACGGCCACCTCAACATGACCACCGTCCGGGTCACCAGCGCCGACTACCGGATGAACCTCGTGGAGGCCGTCTACGGCTGGCTTGCCCACGACAACAAGGTCGTCCCGCACGACACGCTCTACCCCGACGGCAAGACGGAGCAGCAGTCGACCCAGGAGAACGCGGAGGAGTTCAGCCAGTCCCAGGAGAGCGCCAAGGTCGCCGCCCTGAAGCAGCTCGGCGTCCCGGTGCAGTCCTGGGTGATCGTCTCCACGGTCATCAAGGGCACCCCCGCGCAGGGCAAGCTGCACGCGGGCGACGTCATCAAGGCCGTGGACGGCACGGCCGTCAAGGAGCCCGCCGACGTCGCCAAGCTGGTCACCAAGCACAAGCCCGGACAGGACGTCGTCTTCACGGTCGTCCCGGCCAAGGAGCAGGCCGCCGCGGTGAAGGCGCACAAGACGGCGACCCGGACGCAGAACATCACCATCACGACGACGCAGTCCGAGGACACCGGCGCCAAGCGCGCCATCGTCGGGATCTCCGCCGGGACCGATCACACGTTCCCGTTCACGATCGACATCAAGCTCGCCGACGTCGGCGGACCGAGCGCGGGTCTGATGTTCGCGCTGGGCATCTACGACAAGCTCACCCCGGGCAGCCTGACCGGCGGCAAGTTCGTGGCCGGCACCGGAACGATCGACGACGACGGCAAGGTCGGCCCGATCGGCGGCGTCGAGATGAAGACCGTCGGAGCGCGGTCCAAGGGCGCCCAGTACTTCCTCACCCCTGCCGACAACTGCGCGGCCGCCGCGTCCGACACCCCGAGCGGTCTCACGCTCGTCAAGGTGAACACCATCGGCGACGCCATCGGCGCCCTCAAGGACATCAGCTCCGGCAAGACCGCCGACCTGCCGAAGTGCACGACGAAGGGCTGA
- a CDS encoding molybdenum cofactor biosynthesis protein MoaE, translating to MAPTHDHPGEQAADDPIKLIAIRETPLSLDEVFKAVGDDAAGGTALFVGTVRNHDGGADVDELGYSCHPSAEAEMRRVAEKVVAGHPVRALAAVHRVGDLNVGDLAVVVGVSCPHRAEAFEACRKLIDDLKHEVPIWKHQRFSDGTEEWVGA from the coding sequence ATGGCACCCACGCATGACCACCCCGGCGAGCAGGCCGCCGACGACCCGATCAAGCTCATCGCGATCCGGGAGACGCCGCTGTCCCTGGACGAGGTCTTCAAGGCCGTCGGGGACGACGCCGCCGGCGGCACCGCGTTGTTCGTCGGCACCGTGCGCAACCATGACGGGGGCGCCGACGTCGACGAGCTCGGGTACTCCTGTCATCCCAGCGCCGAGGCGGAGATGCGGCGGGTCGCGGAGAAGGTCGTCGCCGGCCATCCGGTGCGGGCGCTGGCCGCGGTGCACCGGGTGGGGGACCTGAACGTGGGCGATCTCGCGGTCGTCGTCGGCGTGTCGTGCCCCCACCGGGCCGAGGCGTTCGAGGCCTGCCGGAAGCTGATCGACGACCTCAAGCACGAGGTGCCGATCTGGAAGCACCAGAGGTTCTCGGACGGGACCGAAGAATGGGTCGGCGCGTAG
- a CDS encoding M48 family metallopeptidase: MSADPLHHAGTPQRGKTSPPPSGSAASAIEVRRSARRRRTVSAYREGDRTVVLIPARMSEAEEQRWVNVMLDKLAAQESRRSLGDRELAERAERLSAQYFDGRARPASVRWVSNQNTRWGSCTPAEGSIRLSHRLQGMPEYVVDYVLVHELAHLLVPGHGPDFWRLLEAYPRTERARGYLEGVVAASRLPHLPGGSGE; the protein is encoded by the coding sequence GTGTCCGCCGACCCACTGCACCACGCCGGAACGCCGCAGCGCGGCAAGACGAGCCCGCCGCCGAGCGGCTCGGCGGCGAGCGCGATCGAGGTCCGCAGGAGCGCCCGTCGCCGCCGGACGGTCTCCGCCTACCGCGAGGGCGATCGCACGGTCGTGCTCATCCCCGCCCGCATGTCGGAGGCGGAGGAACAGCGCTGGGTGAATGTCATGCTCGACAAACTGGCCGCCCAGGAGAGCCGGCGATCGCTCGGCGACAGAGAGCTGGCCGAGCGTGCGGAGCGGCTGTCGGCCCAGTACTTCGACGGCCGGGCCCGGCCCGCCTCGGTGCGCTGGGTCAGCAACCAGAACACGCGCTGGGGGTCGTGCACGCCGGCGGAGGGCAGCATCCGTCTCTCGCACCGCCTGCAGGGCATGCCCGAGTACGTCGTCGACTACGTCCTCGTCCACGAGCTGGCCCATCTGCTCGTCCCCGGACACGGCCCCGACTTCTGGCGGCTGCTGGAGGCGTATCCGCGCACCGAGCGGGCCCGGGGGTACCTCGAAGGGGTGGTGGCTGCGAGCCGGCTGCCGCATCTTCCCGGCGGCAGCGGCGAGTGA
- a CDS encoding zinc-dependent metalloprotease, whose product MSDTPFGFGLPPEEPENGDEGKKKDQESGGGQGPANPFGFGLPGAGGPGGPGADNPLAAMFGSLNPTDLGAAFQQLGQMLSYEGGPVNWEMAKQIARQTVSQGTQDGVKDASVGPAERTAVQEAVRLADLWLDDATSLPSGAASAVAWSRAEWVEATLPAWQELVDPVAERVGTAMGDVLPEEMQAMAGPLIGMMRSMGGAMFGTQIGQAVGVLAGEVVGSTDIGLPLGPAGKAALLPVNIETFGKDLGVPKEEVRLYLALREAAHQRLFAHVPWLRSHLFGAVDGYARGIKVDTAKLEDVVGQFDPQNPEQLQDALQQGMFQPEDTPEQKAALARLETALALVEGWVDAVVHAAAKPRLSSADALRETLRRRRATGGPAEQTFATLIGLELRPRRLRDASRLWASLTDARGVDGRDALWSHPDMLPTAADLDDPDGFVHREQLDFSELDRMLGEAADGSPGKPDLRKKDEDDKGDGAE is encoded by the coding sequence GTGAGTGACACCCCATTCGGATTCGGCCTTCCGCCGGAGGAGCCGGAGAACGGCGACGAGGGCAAGAAGAAGGACCAGGAGAGCGGTGGTGGGCAGGGACCGGCCAACCCGTTCGGCTTCGGGCTGCCCGGAGCCGGAGGCCCTGGCGGACCCGGCGCCGACAATCCGCTCGCAGCCATGTTCGGTTCGCTGAACCCCACCGACCTGGGCGCCGCCTTCCAGCAGCTCGGCCAGATGCTCTCCTACGAGGGCGGCCCGGTGAACTGGGAGATGGCCAAGCAGATCGCCCGCCAGACGGTCTCCCAGGGCACGCAGGACGGTGTGAAGGACGCCAGCGTCGGCCCCGCGGAGCGCACCGCGGTCCAGGAGGCGGTCCGCCTGGCCGACCTGTGGCTGGACGACGCGACGTCCCTGCCGTCCGGCGCCGCCTCCGCCGTGGCGTGGAGCCGCGCGGAGTGGGTCGAGGCGACCCTCCCGGCCTGGCAGGAACTCGTCGACCCGGTCGCCGAGCGCGTCGGCACGGCCATGGGCGACGTGCTGCCTGAGGAGATGCAGGCCATGGCCGGCCCGCTGATCGGCATGATGCGCTCCATGGGCGGCGCCATGTTCGGCACGCAGATCGGACAGGCCGTCGGCGTGCTGGCCGGTGAGGTGGTCGGCTCGACCGACATCGGCCTGCCGCTCGGCCCGGCCGGCAAGGCCGCGCTGCTGCCGGTGAACATCGAGACGTTCGGCAAGGACCTGGGCGTGCCGAAGGAGGAGGTGCGACTGTATCTCGCCCTGCGCGAGGCCGCCCACCAGCGCCTGTTCGCGCACGTGCCGTGGCTGCGCTCGCACCTGTTCGGTGCGGTCGACGGGTACGCGCGCGGGATCAAGGTCGACACCGCCAAGCTGGAGGACGTGGTCGGCCAGTTCGACCCGCAGAACCCCGAGCAGTTGCAGGACGCGCTGCAGCAGGGCATGTTCCAGCCGGAGGACACGCCGGAGCAGAAGGCGGCCCTGGCCCGTCTGGAGACCGCTCTGGCGCTCGTCGAGGGATGGGTGGACGCGGTGGTCCACGCGGCCGCGAAGCCCCGTCTGTCGTCCGCGGACGCGCTGCGCGAGACGCTGCGGCGCCGCCGGGCCACGGGCGGGCCGGCCGAGCAGACGTTCGCCACGCTGATCGGCCTGGAGCTGCGTCCGCGCCGTCTGCGTGACGCATCCCGTCTGTGGGCCTCGCTGACGGACGCGCGCGGGGTGGACGGCCGCGACGCCCTGTGGTCCCACCCGGACATGCTGCCGACGGCCGCCGACCTGGACGACCCGGACGGCTTCGTGCACCGGGAGCAGCTGGACTTCTCCGAGCTGGACAGGATGCTCGGCGAGGCGGCGGACGGCTCCCCCGGGAAGCCGGACCTGCGCAAGAAGGACGAGGACGACAAGGGCGACGGCGCCGAGTGA
- a CDS encoding PPA1309 family protein gives MSNTPMAASPLTRAVLEIDEYASGLGWDQPARLFALVDTARLRTQEPALAAQLGLEDEQETTGLTPIEQDEIPADRPLDEFLGTIAWPDAVTGCALTVERLMLPPAAEEQIPQGLDETKLAKWVAGHPERQEVRMTVAVLRDGARESALRLREKDSPTEVLTGADLVPGLAEALAATFAD, from the coding sequence ATGTCCAACACTCCCATGGCAGCGAGCCCGCTCACCCGGGCCGTACTCGAGATCGACGAGTACGCCTCCGGCCTCGGCTGGGACCAGCCCGCTCGCCTCTTCGCCCTCGTCGACACCGCGCGGCTGCGGACCCAGGAACCCGCGCTCGCGGCCCAGCTCGGTCTGGAGGACGAGCAGGAGACCACAGGTCTCACCCCGATCGAGCAGGACGAGATCCCCGCGGACAGGCCGCTCGACGAGTTCCTCGGCACGATCGCCTGGCCCGACGCGGTGACCGGCTGCGCGCTGACCGTGGAACGCCTGATGCTGCCCCCGGCCGCCGAGGAGCAGATCCCGCAGGGCCTGGACGAGACGAAGCTGGCCAAGTGGGTGGCCGGCCACCCCGAGCGGCAGGAGGTCCGTATGACGGTCGCGGTCCTGCGGGACGGCGCCCGGGAGTCGGCCCTGCGCCTGCGCGAGAAGGACTCCCCCACCGAGGTGCTCACGGGCGCCGACCTGGTGCCGGGCCTGGCGGAGGCGCTGGCGGCGACGTTCGCGGACTGA
- a CDS encoding SDR family oxidoreductase gives MSSPDPQVRAARNPDSPSAVRGPVVAVTGAASGVGALLTERLAASGEVKQVIAIDERRGECEAAQWHILDVRDPAIADKLRGADVVVHLALDLDLETDAAARTAYNVRGTQTVLTAAAAAGVHRVVLCTSAMVYGALPDNELPLSEDAELRATAEATGVGDLLEIERLARRAPRAHPGLNVTVVRPAVLVGGTDTALTRYFESPRLLVVAGSRPAWQFCHVEDLCGALEYAVLEKVEGELAVGCDGWLEQEEVEELSGIRRMELPSAVALGAAARLHRIGLTPSPAGDLAYTMYPWVVSGSRLHDAGWRPKWTNEEVLAELLEEVSGRHTVAGRRLGRKDATAAGAAGATVALLGAAAVVRRARKARRRI, from the coding sequence GTGAGTTCCCCAGATCCACAGGTTCGCGCAGCGCGAAACCCTGACAGCCCTTCCGCCGTGCGCGGGCCCGTCGTCGCGGTCACCGGAGCCGCGAGCGGGGTCGGTGCGCTGCTGACCGAGCGGCTTGCCGCGTCCGGCGAGGTGAAGCAGGTCATCGCCATCGACGAGCGGCGCGGGGAGTGCGAGGCGGCGCAGTGGCACATCCTGGACGTGCGGGATCCGGCGATCGCGGACAAGTTGCGCGGCGCGGATGTCGTGGTGCACCTGGCGCTCGACCTGGATCTGGAGACCGACGCAGCCGCCCGCACGGCCTACAACGTCCGGGGAACGCAGACCGTGCTGACCGCCGCGGCGGCGGCCGGTGTGCACCGGGTGGTGCTGTGCACCTCGGCGATGGTCTACGGGGCGTTGCCGGACAACGAGCTGCCGCTGTCGGAGGACGCGGAGCTGCGGGCGACCGCGGAGGCGACCGGGGTGGGCGACCTGCTGGAGATCGAGCGGCTGGCGCGGCGGGCGCCGCGGGCGCATCCGGGGCTGAACGTCACGGTCGTCCGGCCGGCCGTGCTGGTCGGGGGCACCGACACCGCGCTGACGAGGTACTTCGAGTCGCCGCGGCTGCTCGTCGTGGCCGGGTCGCGTCCGGCGTGGCAGTTCTGCCACGTGGAGGACCTGTGCGGGGCGCTGGAGTACGCGGTGCTGGAGAAGGTGGAGGGAGAGCTGGCCGTCGGGTGCGACGGGTGGCTGGAGCAGGAGGAGGTCGAGGAGCTCAGCGGGATCCGGCGGATGGAGCTGCCGTCGGCGGTCGCGCTGGGGGCGGCGGCGCGGCTGCACAGGATCGGGCTCACCCCGTCTCCGGCGGGCGACCTGGCGTACACGATGTACCCCTGGGTGGTCAGCGGGAGCCGACTGCACGACGCCGGGTGGCGGCCGAAGTGGACCAACGAGGAGGTCCTCGCGGAGCTGCTGGAGGAGGTGTCCGGACGGCACACGGTGGCCGGGCGGCGGCTGGGGCGCAAGGACGCCACGGCGGCGGGGGCCGCGGGGGCGACGGTCGCGCTGCTGGGGGCCGCGGCGGTCGTGCGGCGGGCCCGGAAGGCGCGGCGGCGGATCTGA
- a CDS encoding NUDIX hydrolase — protein MSLHDDAVLVLKGYEGQEELRQTYLDHLAAHPDGMWKSCHAGHITASALVIDPGHGRVLLTLHRKLGMWLQLGGHCEPEDAALEAAALREATEESGIEGLTLLPGGPVRLDRHPIPAPCHWHLDVQYAVQAPPGAVQQISDESLDLRWFGYDEVAGVADDSVVRLLEATRARL, from the coding sequence GTGAGCCTGCACGACGACGCGGTCCTCGTACTCAAGGGGTACGAGGGCCAGGAAGAGCTGCGTCAGACCTATCTGGACCACCTGGCCGCGCATCCGGACGGTATGTGGAAGTCGTGCCACGCGGGCCACATCACCGCGAGCGCCCTGGTGATCGACCCCGGACACGGGCGGGTGCTGCTGACCCTGCACCGGAAGCTGGGCATGTGGCTGCAGCTGGGCGGTCACTGCGAACCGGAGGACGCGGCACTCGAGGCCGCCGCCCTCCGGGAGGCCACGGAGGAGTCGGGCATCGAGGGGCTCACTCTGCTCCCGGGCGGGCCGGTGCGACTGGACCGGCATCCGATCCCCGCACCGTGCCACTGGCACCTCGACGTCCAGTACGCGGTGCAGGCTCCGCCCGGTGCGGTGCAGCAGATCAGCGACGAGTCCCTCGACCTGCGCTGGTTCGGCTACGACGAGGTCGCCGGTGTCGCGGACGACTCGGTCGTACGACTGCTGGAGGCGACGCGCGCCAGGCTGTGA
- a CDS encoding AIM24 family protein encodes MQSPLFAFNDAQTQERWSLQNKQMLRVTLEGHDDILARKGTMVAYQGLIEFDAEYQSNSHARARAYTGEGLDLMRCHGQGTVYLANLAQYVHVMDVEQDGLTVDSNYVLAMDSSLHHEVIAVDSMYGISGSGKYQLNITGRGKVALMTSGAPLLMQVTPDKYANCDADAIVAWSTGLRVQMQAQTHSSGVWRRRGNTGEGWELSFMGSGFALVQPSELLPPQNAQIGQGLAAQFGMGQQGARGQNQGNVWS; translated from the coding sequence ATGCAGAGCCCGCTTTTCGCCTTCAACGACGCCCAGACCCAGGAGCGCTGGTCCCTGCAGAACAAGCAGATGCTGCGCGTCACCCTGGAGGGCCACGACGACATCCTCGCCCGCAAGGGCACGATGGTCGCCTACCAGGGCCTGATCGAGTTCGACGCCGAGTACCAGAGCAACAGCCACGCACGCGCGCGTGCCTACACCGGCGAAGGCCTGGACCTCATGCGCTGCCACGGGCAGGGCACCGTCTACCTCGCCAACCTCGCCCAGTACGTCCACGTCATGGACGTGGAGCAGGACGGCCTGACGGTCGACAGCAACTACGTGCTCGCGATGGACTCCTCGCTCCACCACGAGGTCATCGCCGTCGACAGCATGTACGGCATCTCCGGCTCGGGGAAGTACCAGCTGAACATCACCGGCCGCGGCAAGGTCGCCCTGATGACCTCCGGGGCCCCGCTGCTGATGCAGGTGACGCCCGACAAGTACGCCAACTGCGACGCCGACGCGATCGTCGCCTGGTCCACGGGGCTGCGCGTGCAGATGCAGGCCCAGACGCACTCCTCGGGGGTGTGGCGGCGCCGCGGCAACACCGGTGAGGGCTGGGAGCTCAGCTTCATGGGCAGCGGCTTCGCGCTGGTCCAGCCCAGCGAGCTGCTGCCGCCGCAGAACGCACAGATCGGCCAGGGCCTCGCCGCGCAGTTCGGCATGGGACAGCAGGGGGCACGGGGGCAGAACCAGGGGAACGTCTGGAGCTGA
- a CDS encoding TerD family protein, whose product MPREFQRGHKARISDLTAGTDLYVGVQISAPGLTFDISCFGLDADERLSDDRYFVFFNQPKSPEEAIQLLGAQAGDTESFRVTLDRIPPQIHKLSFTATIDGAGQMSQINPGYLRIVAGGEEVARYAFNGSEFTTERAVMLGDFYLKDVWRFAAVGQGFDGGLEALLKNFGGEVLEEESPAAGPAPQPQTGGAPGFAPPAFGAPSAPAAPSAPTPAPAPAARAPQPAAQGYAPPPATAPPPSPAAPAPSVHAAPTIIAPMAPPGGTVHPPAPAPYNQPGQPPYGQVPAPTAPPPPGYAQPPAPPAPAPPPGYAQPAPPPGYGQQPYGQVPGGPAPAPHGAPHGAAPQAAGVAGALQQFKETPTGQRWTPQNSKLIRADLGIGGQPVLARQGSMVLYQGKVDFSYKGAGFAGRIVGNATGQEMQLMRCTGHGQVFFAENSAHLHPVELQGDAICVASENVLAFDETLSYEVRRIEGHGIPGGALFTMQFQGTGTIVVKTHGTPVVLPVTPTTFVDSNAVVAWSAAAQVIVSSQVRMRRNAYPGHTGEGVNLQFRAAPGNFVVVQPYEV is encoded by the coding sequence ATGCCCAGGGAATTCCAGCGCGGCCACAAGGCCAGGATCAGTGACCTGACCGCGGGCACGGATCTGTACGTAGGCGTGCAGATCTCGGCACCCGGACTGACCTTCGACATCAGCTGCTTCGGCCTCGACGCCGACGAACGGCTCTCGGACGACCGGTACTTCGTCTTCTTCAACCAGCCCAAGTCCCCCGAGGAGGCCATCCAGCTGCTGGGCGCGCAGGCCGGCGACACGGAGTCCTTCCGGGTCACGCTCGACCGGATCCCGCCGCAGATCCACAAGCTGTCGTTCACGGCCACCATCGACGGAGCCGGACAGATGTCGCAGATCAACCCGGGTTACCTGCGCATCGTGGCCGGCGGCGAGGAGGTGGCCCGGTACGCGTTCAACGGCTCGGAGTTCACCACCGAACGGGCCGTGATGCTGGGCGACTTCTACCTCAAGGACGTGTGGCGGTTCGCCGCCGTGGGCCAGGGATTCGACGGCGGTCTCGAGGCGCTGCTGAAGAACTTCGGCGGCGAGGTGCTGGAGGAGGAGAGCCCCGCCGCGGGCCCTGCCCCGCAGCCGCAGACCGGGGGTGCCCCGGGCTTCGCCCCGCCCGCGTTCGGCGCTCCCTCCGCACCGGCCGCCCCCTCCGCCCCCACGCCCGCGCCGGCCCCGGCCGCCCGCGCACCGCAGCCCGCCGCGCAGGGCTACGCCCCGCCCCCCGCGACCGCTCCGCCGCCCTCGCCCGCGGCTCCCGCGCCCTCCGTGCACGCCGCACCGACGATCATCGCACCCATGGCCCCGCCCGGCGGCACCGTCCACCCGCCGGCCCCGGCGCCGTACAACCAGCCGGGCCAGCCGCCGTACGGACAGGTCCCCGCCCCGACGGCGCCCCCGCCCCCCGGCTACGCACAGCCTCCGGCTCCCCCCGCCCCCGCCCCGCCACCGGGCTACGCCCAGCCCGCGCCGCCCCCCGGATACGGGCAGCAGCCGTACGGGCAGGTCCCCGGCGGTCCCGCACCCGCGCCCCACGGCGCTCCGCACGGCGCCGCTCCCCAGGCCGCCGGTGTCGCCGGAGCACTGCAGCAGTTCAAGGAGACACCCACCGGTCAGCGCTGGACCCCGCAGAACAGCAAGCTGATCCGCGCCGACCTCGGCATCGGCGGACAGCCCGTGCTGGCCCGGCAGGGCAGCATGGTGCTCTACCAGGGCAAGGTCGACTTCAGCTACAAGGGCGCCGGCTTCGCGGGCCGGATCGTGGGGAACGCCACCGGCCAGGAGATGCAGCTGATGCGCTGCACGGGCCACGGACAGGTGTTCTTCGCGGAGAACTCCGCCCATCTGCACCCGGTCGAGCTCCAGGGCGACGCCATCTGCGTCGCCTCGGAGAACGTCCTCGCCTTCGACGAGACCCTCAGCTACGAGGTCCGCCGCATCGAGGGGCACGGCATCCCCGGCGGCGCCCTGTTCACCATGCAGTTCCAGGGAACGGGCACGATCGTCGTCAAGACGCACGGCACACCCGTCGTGCTGCCCGTCACCCCCACGACGTTCGTCGACTCCAACGCCGTCGTCGCCTGGTCGGCCGCCGCGCAGGTGATCGTCTCCAGCCAGGTGCGCATGCGCCGCAACGCCTACCCGGGGCACACGGGAGAGGGTGTCAACCTCCAGTTCCGGGCCGCACCCGGCAACTTCGTCGTCGTCCAGCCCTACGAGGTCTAA
- a CDS encoding AIM24 family protein, translating into MNQPLAGYAPAPVTARMENHGSHMLKVAMQTGNDLLARVGSMVAYEGFVQYEPNPPAVRQIARDWITGEGAPLMKCSGDGLLYLADYGANVVVINLGGDALSVNATNLLAFDASLQWGVERVKGLAKFAGQGLWNTRISGQGWVALTSRGEPIVVDCGGGEDETYVDPDALVAWSPNLKVKGKRSFKAQSLIGRGSGEAYQMAFSGQGIVVVQPSEDSTDRLRIRG; encoded by the coding sequence ATGAACCAGCCGCTCGCGGGCTATGCCCCCGCACCCGTCACCGCCCGCATGGAGAACCACGGCAGCCACATGCTCAAGGTCGCCATGCAGACCGGGAACGACCTCCTCGCGCGCGTGGGGTCGATGGTCGCCTACGAAGGCTTCGTCCAGTACGAGCCCAACCCGCCCGCCGTGCGTCAGATCGCCCGCGACTGGATCACCGGCGAGGGCGCGCCCCTGATGAAGTGCTCCGGCGACGGACTGCTCTACCTCGCCGACTACGGCGCCAACGTCGTGGTCATCAACCTGGGCGGCGACGCCCTCTCCGTCAACGCCACCAATCTTCTTGCCTTCGACGCGAGCCTCCAGTGGGGTGTCGAGCGGGTGAAGGGGCTGGCGAAGTTCGCCGGACAGGGCCTGTGGAACACCAGGATCTCCGGACAGGGCTGGGTCGCGCTGACCTCCCGGGGCGAGCCCATCGTCGTCGACTGCGGCGGCGGCGAGGACGAGACCTACGTCGACCCCGACGCGCTCGTCGCCTGGTCCCCGAACCTCAAGGTGAAGGGCAAGCGCAGCTTCAAGGCCCAGTCCCTGATCGGCCGGGGCAGCGGCGAGGCCTACCAGATGGCCTTCTCCGGCCAGGGCATCGTCGTCGTCCAGCCCAGCGAGGACAGCACCGACCGCCTCCGGATCCGGGGCTGA
- a CDS encoding TOMM precursor leader peptide-binding protein — protein MHPMVKPALRRGWRDLNTVQFGMTPAHAVVLGPVDTATGSFLDLLNGTRGLPLLREEGHRMDLPEDHVDRLVERLAGTGLVDDARGGGEAAAALREKKDVMDRLRPDLASLSLVAREPGDAMDRLAARRGLRVQVRGAGRVGAVLAALLSGAGVGDVHVLDGGCVEPWDVAPGGLPAEAVGERRDAAARRAVRRAAPDRPARRGHQPPEDGDPGFSLVVLAPRDDIGVYAPDPSTAAPLIASGTPHLYAGVVEGTGVVGPLVLPGETGCAECLHRSRADRDETWPRLVAQWRSARPRHVRPCDLGLAMTVAGLAATHALAFLDGEVPSTAGACWEVSVPGLHWRTRPVWPHRACPCAAAAKAVAEHTSKDGEPRETMAEQRPSSTPRRQAGAARLAGTWRAHV, from the coding sequence ATGCATCCAATGGTGAAACCCGCGCTGAGGCGCGGCTGGCGCGATCTCAACACCGTGCAGTTCGGGATGACCCCGGCGCACGCCGTGGTCCTGGGTCCGGTGGACACCGCGACGGGCAGTTTCCTCGACTTGCTCAACGGCACCCGGGGGCTTCCCCTCCTGCGCGAGGAGGGGCACCGCATGGATCTCCCGGAGGACCACGTCGACCGCCTCGTGGAGCGACTGGCCGGCACTGGACTCGTCGACGACGCCCGCGGAGGCGGTGAGGCGGCCGCCGCGCTGCGGGAGAAAAAGGACGTCATGGACCGGCTGCGCCCCGATCTCGCCTCCCTCTCCCTGGTCGCCCGCGAACCGGGCGACGCGATGGACCGGCTGGCCGCCCGCCGCGGCCTGCGCGTACAGGTCCGCGGCGCCGGCCGGGTGGGTGCCGTGCTGGCCGCCCTGCTGTCGGGAGCGGGGGTCGGCGACGTCCACGTGCTCGACGGCGGGTGTGTCGAGCCGTGGGACGTCGCTCCGGGCGGGCTGCCCGCCGAAGCCGTCGGTGAGCGCAGGGACGCGGCGGCGCGGCGGGCCGTGCGCCGGGCAGCCCCGGACCGCCCGGCGCGCCGTGGCCACCAGCCGCCCGAGGACGGCGACCCCGGCTTCTCGCTGGTGGTCCTCGCCCCGCGCGACGACATCGGCGTGTACGCACCCGACCCGTCCACGGCCGCTCCCCTCATCGCGTCCGGAACGCCCCATCTGTATGCCGGTGTCGTGGAGGGCACAGGCGTCGTGGGCCCTCTGGTCCTGCCCGGCGAGACAGGCTGCGCCGAATGTCTGCACCGAAGCCGCGCGGACCGGGACGAGACCTGGCCGCGCCTGGTGGCGCAGTGGCGCTCCGCGAGACCGCGCCACGTGCGCCCCTGCGACCTGGGCCTCGCCATGACCGTCGCCGGCCTGGCGGCCACGCACGCGCTGGCCTTCCTGGACGGCGAGGTACCCTCCACCGCGGGCGCCTGCTGGGAGGTTTCCGTACCCGGCCTGCACTGGCGGACGCGACCGGTGTGGCCACATCGCGCGTGCCCGTGCGCTGCGGCGGCGAAAGCCGTGGCGGAACACACCTCAAAGGACGGCGAGCCGCGCGAGACAATGGCGGAGCAACGGCCGTCATCGACGCCCCGCCGTCAGGCAGGCGCGGCGCGGCTTGCTGGGACTTGGAGGGCGCATGTCTGA